DNA from Prionailurus bengalensis isolate Pbe53 chromosome X, Fcat_Pben_1.1_paternal_pri, whole genome shotgun sequence:
AACAGGCAAGCAGCTGGTCTATGCACTTTGAGGCTGAGGCCAGAACTGGTCCTTGAGCACCACAAAGGCAGTATTATTTCTGGAAAAAGGCAGTGGTTATCAGCACTGTTGTAGATAGCTAATCTGCTCATATTTGGGCATGGTCTTAGGGAGCTGGTCATGGACAGCCTGTGATTTTTAGATCTGAGCATCATTAATGCCccttgaggaacagagaggtggGCCATTTTACTTGAAATTGGCTGCCATGGAGAGTCAGTGAATGGGCCAGGTAGGGGAGAGGGCCAGCAAAGAGGAAATCTCTACAGGCTTATATTTGAGGAATGGGGAAGGAAAGATACTGTCTTgttgctcctgctgctgctgctgctttcccCTGACTCCCTTGGCAAGGGGCGTGGGACCTCCTGGAGAACTGGGGAGGCTGCCCACAGGGTACCAGCTGGTACCTACAAGTTAAGGCAAACAAGCCAATAGAGCacattgaagaagaagaaggtcaCTGGGAAAACAACTCGCGAGTAGTTATCCAGGCGGTAAATGTGGATGAAGAGGCGGCCCTGCTGCCAGATACTGCCCTCACACCTGGGGACCACACAGACATACTTCTTGCACCACTTGCAGCAACCTCCAGGATTCTGGATGCCACCTGGGCTGAGAGACTGCTGGGCTGGGCAAGATGGGCCCTCCTCTCCATCACTCTCATCAGAGTCCTCAATCTGGCACACAAAAGCATCAGGATGCTGATGGGCACTGGCACGGGGAGGCATAAGGGCACGGGCACAAATATCTGGCTGAAAAGGACAAGGAAAGAAGTGGGAAAAAGTCAAATGAAGGTGAATCAAGCCTAGGTACTGTCTCAGGATTTCTGGAGATTCTGGTCTTGGCACACTGTTTTTTGTCCACCCTCTGCAATTCCCGGCATCACATCCAAAAGTTTATTCAACTACCACACCCAACGCCAGGTTACCCCCACCCCATAACTTGGTGAGCTGGCCTCCCATGTGCCATGAGTCCTAGTGCCCTCAGTTGCATGCCTCCACATCCCAAAAGCTTGCCACCATTCCCATACCCAGGTCATACATGGCGAAGTTTTGGAGAAGCACGGGGTTTTGTCCAGTTGTAGGTCAGGAAGTTGAGCACAGCAAACTCCATCAAAGCACAGAAGCAGAAGACAAAGCAGATGGCAATATAGAAATCCAAAGCGGTGATATACGAGACACGTGGGAAATTCTTACGGGAAAAGGTGCCCAGTGTAGTCATGGTGAGTACAGAGGTTATCCCTGTGAATGCACAGAAGTAGAGGTGGGCTCAGCTACCGATTCCTATGTTACACTGCTGAAAGGCCCCTCAAGAAGGCAATTCTGTGCCCATTTGTACGCCCATTTGCATGTATTACCCACTTACCTAGAGAGGTTCTGGCTGGAGCAGAGTCTTTCTTGATCCAAAAGGAAACCCAGGAAAGCATTGTAGTCACAGAAGAAGGGACATAGTTTTGAAAGGCTATAAAGCCAAATCGCCTGCTCACATTGAAGAAAAGTGtcatgaccatgaaatcacctggaagacataaaaaataccatttcattACAGCAGATGAGGGTCTCCCCCAGGCAGGACATGCATAAGGGTCTTGTTCAGCTCATGGGATTCCCACCACAGTCCTAAAATAGAGGTAGATTATTCCAATGCCACATACGGAGAATCAGaagaagcccagagaggagacTCACTGCAAGACCCATTGTCAGTTAAGAGCTGAGCCAGGGCCACAAACTTCGTTGCTTCTTTTTCAGACCACTTCCCCACACCCCACATCTGTCTTCTCAGGGTGGCAGAAGTGTCAGATGAAAGTGAAAAAATCAGTTACCCTTCTAACTATCAACACCACACAACTAATGTCCACATGGCTGACTGAGACCTTCACGCCCATTAAGGTGCAATATATAGTCTGCAAAATCACAGCCTGACACATGCACTACTGGCCTTTACAATGTATACTCTCAGGGGATGAGCCAAGGATGGCCTATGCTGTGGTGGGAAAAGCATAGAATCCATTTGGCCTCCTTCCTATTCATTTGTATGCTGGTAAAATGCTTTAGTTGCACTGTTGTATCAAAGGCCAAAAGAACTCAGTTGTACACCCCCAAACTTTTGCTGGTTCCCTATTCcacaaaaaaagttacagagtCAAGTGTGCACTTTGTAACCTCATACTAAATAAAGGCTCACCATGACCTGGCCCCAACTGacatcttacacacacacacacacacacacacaccttcctgtAGGCTCATCTCATACACTCTCAGATTCCCTGAGATAGCCTGCATAGTTGCACCAATATTCAAATTCTAGACTCTCTGTTCCTTAGTCTATTATCCTAATCCAAATTGGctgctggaaaaaaatagaaaaattagctGAAAGTGACAATTAGGGCATCATGTCCTTGATGTTGGCTCTTCCCCTACAGAGTGATGGCTCTTATAGTACTTATGACAATAGAAGAATTAGCATCTTCTATTATACCCTTCATGCTGCCTTATGCTCTGACATGCTCATCCCAAACACTCTGCATGCTCATCAGGACTGCAGAGATTCTGATGGCTTTCCTTGAACCCAGAACTCCCCATTTCACTTTCAATATCAAATAGGGTTTGTGATAGCTCAAATTCTGTTAGTGAAGCTAAGCTCCAAACTTCCACCTGAGGGGTGGAATGCTGTAAAATTCCTTGGCCTTGAGTTAGGTGGTCTTTTAAAACACTACAAGGTTTAGACTCCTCATGGAAGCCCTGTGGCATGGCTTTTGCCCATCCAAGCCCAGCATGGGCTGGAACCTAACAGATGCTCGGTGACACTTACTACTGACTGACAACAGCTTTGTAAAGCAGACCAGAACACTAACATGTCTATGTGCCCTTCTATTTTGAAAAGTATATCACCTGCCTTCCAGGTCTGGGTATACTGGAGCTAAATGAGAAGAGAAGTCTTTCCTACTCACCTTGAAAGTACTGACATTTAAAGGGCAAGACTTCTTGGaatcttccagaaaaaaaggtaaggaagCGGTCTGGGGTCAGTAGAATATGTGTAATCAGAGTAGTAGCTTTGGGGATAGAACTCCTCTTCCAGGTCTGCTACAGGAACCACTCACATTTACCTACTGGCCAGAATGTATTTATCAAGTTCCTAGTTCTCTTGCCCTGGGCCTTAACTGCAATTTAAGACACCCCTATTTAGCTACAACCACTCCATTCAAAACTTATATATTCTTGTTGGAAGATGTATTATCCTATCagctttttccatatttattttctttattccagcCAAAGAATGACCTTTTCCACTGGGTAAGCTTTGGAAAGCTGAGAGAAGGATACCAACATACAATTTATTATTTGTGAGGAATGAAGGAGCATGGGTAAGGGAAAAAGGATATCTGGGGCTGAGAAGCCAAagtcaaagcaaaacaaaacaatccctCCCACCCAACTAAAAATGCTTCTGCTTTTCTCTCGTTTGGCTAGACCAGAGTTTGTCACTGTACTGTCAGAGGAATGCAATTTAAAAGACTGAGTCCAGAGTACTGGGACTAGAAGAATGAGTGGACCCAAAGCTTTGAagaacagggaaggaaaaggaaataggcTGTAGAGTCTATAAAAGATTGTGACCCAGAGCTGGGACCATAATACTAGTAATTTAATCTTGACCCTGGAGAAGAGTGACTGGGCTTACCACAAGTTCAGTAGTTCTAAGGAAAAAGAACCAGGTCCAATGGGTAGGAGTTCCAGAAACTCCGATTTCAGATGAACAGCAACAGTTTTCCAATGGACAGAGTTGTCCAGAGACGGGTGAAACTCTCTTAAGAGAAAGTGAACTCCTGGTCATGGGTAAGGTCCCATCAGAGTCTCAATAGCCACCAGTGAAAGTTACCTCACTCACTGCAGGCAAGGGTGGAGTCTCTAAAAGCCTCCTGAAGCAGTGAGGGTCTCTGGTTCAAGGCCCAAAGTGACCAAAGTAGCAAGCTACCCCCACATTCTGACCCTTAGAAGCTGAATAtgtagatagatggatgatagatagatagatagatagaactGCCCAGAGGCTGATGGGAAGAGTTTCAGACCAACCTCAAAAAGAATTATGATACTGGAGAAACTATAATTCACAAGCAACTAGCCTctagcagaagagaaagaagccctcctccttttttcccaAGAACAATCTTTTCTCCTAAGGAGGGTCAGTGCTTACCTACTGTCATTTCTTTGGTGATGGTGCTAGCTCTGGGGCTTTGTAGTCACTAGGGGGCCATTTTGAAACAATGCACAGCCATCTACTAAACGGAATCACTAGTAACTTGAAAGCCCCTGGGCCTTGTCTCTTCTGCTTCTTTTGATGATGGGTCCCCACCTGTCTGggaaaactgaggtgcagaaaGGCAAGAGGAATGCCCATGGTTAGCTGGCAGAAGAGCAAGGTTAGAGAATAGTATAGTATAGCATAGTATAGTATAACTGCTTACCCAGAGaccctgagaaaaagaaaggcatttgTAAAAcagccctctgcccctgccctaatACTGTGGAAGCAAATCTCTGGCCAGAGGAGCATGACCCATCCCTCCCCCCATGACCAGCTCAACAAGTACAGTGAAAGCAGATTTTCTGCCTAGGCACAGAAGCAAAGCAAGATTCCTCCTTATGGCAAATGGCTGGTGGGGTGACTGTCTCCAGTCCTGGAAATGATgagtatactatactatactatacttgGTCAGTTCGTGTGAAGAGGGTTTCCAGGGCTGCTCTGGGAGCAACCCTGGGGAGGTCCGTTAGATTTTCATTGAGATCACCTAGGAACCAAGCAAAGACACTCATATCTAATTGGAAGCTGATGGTGAAGAGACCCAGGACCCTCCCCTTTAGTCCTTGTTAGGTACAAAGTCAGAAAACCAATAATAACCATGTCCATGTTGAATCCACCATGAAGGTTTTGACAGGAATCTGTGCTTGTAAGAGctgctcctttattttttttttatataatttattgtcaaattagtttacatacaacacccagtgctcattccaacaacaGAGCTactcctttaaaataaatgttgacgCAATAGGAATTGTAGTTGCTGAAATTTCCCTTATACCATCTGAGCCCTCACCTAGCTAACATTAGAACTCTAGCCTCTGCTTCCTATTAGGACCAACTTTGTTTCCCACTTAACCCAGCTTGGATTGGTTCTGGGTACGAAGAACTCACATGAGCTCCATTCCCCAAAGTCATCCAAGCAGGTCGGTTTTAACAAAGATCTAGAAACTGGGGGCATcagggtgactcagtttgttaagtgcccgactcttgattttagctcaggtcatgatctctcaatttgtgagatcaagccctgtgtcaggctctgtgctgacagcgtggggcctgcttggaatcctctctttccctctctctctgcttctcctccactcatgctcacttgctctctctctctctctctctctctgctcctcccctctctcctcctcctcctctctcaaaataaataaatcttaaaaaaagacgTAGAAACTGAAGGGTCTGCATGACAAAGCTAGTTGCAAATCTTGACAGCAATAAACTTTATCTACTTACCCACCCTCTCAGGGAGTTGGCAAAGCACTTATTCCTTTGCAGATGAGAGTGAGATGTAGTTacaaagtctcagtttcctctgcaAACAGTTGTAAGTGCTTAACGTTTATAAGACAGGAGTCATGTTCTATAAAATTTCCATGGGATAAttgcatacatttatatatatggatGGTCACCCCAGTCATTCTTACCACCCCCTTACCAGACCTCTACTAAGCCTTTGTTCCATAGGTACACGTACCAGTTGGGGTTGAGATTGTTTCAGTAATGTTGGTCACTCCTGTGAAATCAAACTGAAAGAGCTTCCAGGAATTCTTCTCATTGATTTCAAGcttgaaatcttcccatttgtagATCATCTCACTCTCAGGATAGGAAACTGTAAGGCAACGTGAGAAGGAGGGTCATGTGAGACTGGGAAACCAAGCATGGAGTCTGAGCAATGCCTTGGAGTCCTGACTCTGGCCTCACGAGCTGTGGGGCCTTGCCTCTCTTCCTCATTGTTGAAGTTCACTCAATAtgtgcatttattgagcattccttagtaccaggctctgtgctggaaatATAGAGATGAGCAAGGCAGAAGCATTGCCCTCATTCACATTTAATTGAATAAGATAGTAAACATACATCTGTAATTGTTGGAGTTGCTGAAAAACTTCCACCCGTGGGACAGTGGAAAAACAGATGAGGGAAAGACCACCTGGAGACACACCCAACAAAGATTTTATACAATAGTTGACATTTCCAATAAATCCTAAAAGCTGAGTAAATATTCTCTGTATGGGTGAGGCTGAAGGGGTGAGGAGGGTGTTGTATgcacagaaagatgaaaatgCCTGATGGATTATGGAAATGCCAAAAGTTCAGGATGGCTAGCTCACAGATGCTGGATGAAGCATACAGGAATGGGTGGCAGGGGCCAGTAAATGAAGTACCTTGAGAGTCATTACAAGGAATTAGGAATTGACCTATGAGATTTCAGGGAGGATTTGAAACTAAAA
Protein-coding regions in this window:
- the GABRE gene encoding gamma-aminobutyric acid receptor subunit epsilon; the protein is MLTKVLLILLGLSIILPSRSEGPHVESENRPSAYDDVYGPQPQAAEEKLLSEETKPTLSGPHSTLGKLPTATHILNSILNNYDHKLRPGIGEKPTVVTVELSVNTLGPISILDMEYTIDITFCQTWYDERLRYNGSFESFVLNGNMVSQLWIPDTFFRNSKRTQEHVITMPNQMVRIHKDGKVLYTIRMTIDAGCLLHMLKFPMDSHSCPLSFSSFSYPESEMIYKWEDFKLEINEKNSWKLFQFDFTGVTNITETISTPTGDFMVMTLFFNVSRRFGFIAFQNYVPSSVTTMLSWVSFWIKKDSAPARTSLGITSVLTMTTLGTFSRKNFPRVSYITALDFYIAICFVFCFCALMEFAVLNFLTYNWTKPRASPKLRHPDICARALMPPRASAHQHPDAFVCQIEDSDESDGEEGPSCPAQQSLSPGGIQNPGGCCKWCKKYVCVVPRCEGSIWQQGRLFIHIYRLDNYSRVVFPVTFFFFNVLYWLVCLNL